From Mycobacterium cookii:
GCGATCGCGGAGGACCCCACGCTCATGTGCTCGTTGTACTGGAACCGCCTGCCGTACGCGTAGTCCTGTAATGCGTTGCTGCGTCGGACGATTCGCGTGTTCGACGGCCCCATGACGAACCCGGCCGTGTACAGACCGGTGAGTTCCGGGGCGATCTGCCCGCCACGGCGACGGCGCAGGTCGGGTTGGGCGCCGAGTTCGGGTTCGGCGCCGCGGTCGGGACTGAGCGTGTAGGGGTCGGCGAATTGGCGACGCACGTCGCCGTTCTTCGACGTGGAGTCGAGCACCTCCAGCATCGAAGCCACCGTGCCACCGGAGAACCCACCGGCGAACGAGCGGACCACGAAGTCGGTGCCCAGAAGTTCGCCGGCGCCGTCTTCGAGCGCCCTGCGATACAGCGCGTAGACCGTGAGATCCGAAGGAATGGAGTCGAATCCGCACGCGTGCACGATGCGTGCACCGGTATCGATGGCTTGTTTGTGGTAGAGGTCGATGCTCTCGCGGATGAACGGCGGCTCGCCGGTCAGGTCGGCGTAATCGGTCCCCGCCGCCGCGCAGGCAGCGACCAGCGGCAGGCCGTAGCGGCTGTAGGGACCGACCGTGGTGACGACGACCTGCGTCTGTGCGGCCATCGCATTCAGCGTCGACGGCGAGGAGGCGTCCGCCTGCAGGACCGGCCATGACTGCGCGGACTCCCCCAGCGTGTCGCGAATCGCCTTCAGCCGGTCGGTCGAGCGGCCGGCCAGCGCGATGCGCGCCGTGCCGCCGGCCCGGGCCAGATATTGGGCGGTGAGCTTGCCCACGAAGCCGGTGGCCCCGTACAGAACGATGTCGTACTCGCGTGTTGCAGTCACGGGCGCGACGGTACTCCGAGCAGCTCCGGCAATTCGGCGCTCTCCCCCAGCACGTGCTCAGCCAGGAACGCGAACACCACCCCGTACCAGATCTTGGCGTGCTGCGGTGCGAGGACCCAGTGGTCTTCGGACGGGAAGTACAGGAAGCGGTGCGGACTGCTGCCGTCCTCGCCGGCCGGCAACGCTGACGAGGCGAGCAGTTCGTACCACAGCCGCAGGCCCTCGCCGATCGGCACGCGGTAATCCCTGTCGCCGTGGATCACCAGCATCGGGGTGCTGATGTCGGCGACGAAGTGGTGGGGTGAGTGTGCGGCGGTCATCTGCGGCGTCATCTCGCGGCGCCAGTAGTACGCCGTGTCGGTGGTCGGGCCGAACTGGTCGAGCGCCCACAGGCTGGCGTGGGTCACGATCGCGGCGAAACGGTTGGTGTGACCGGCAATCCAGTTGGCCATATATCCGCCGAACGAGCCGCCCATCGCCGCGGTGCGGGTCGCGTCGATGCGCGGATGCTCGCACGCCGCATCGGTGGCGGCCATCAGGTCGTCGAACGGCGATCCACCCCACGCACCCCAGCCGCGCTGGATGAAGTCCTGCCCGTAACCGGTGGACAGCGCCGGATCGGGTAGCAGCACCGCGTAGCCCTTGGCGGCCATCAGCCACGGGTTCCATCGCCAGGCCCAGCTGTTCCAGCTGCCCAGCGGACCGCCGTGAATCCACAGCAGCAGCGGCGCCGGCGCCTGGTCTTCGGGCAGCACCAACCACGACCGCACCGTCGTCCCGTCCGCGGTCAGCGTGCTCACATCGGTCAATGTCCCTGGCAGCGTGGGCAACTCGATGCAGGGCAGCACCGTGACCGCGCCGCCGGGATCGATGCGCACCGGGTGTGGCGGCGCGGCGTAAGAGCTGCGCAGTGCGTACAGCACGCCCTCCGGGACGACGACGACATCGGTGTAGCAGAAGTCGTCGTCGGTGACCTGACTGACTCTGGAGGTCGACACCTCGACGGCGAATATCGGTGCGCGCCCGTTCTGGTCGGCCGTGACCACCAGCGATGCGCCGTCGCTGGACCAGGTCAGCGAGGCCGGCCGGCGATCCCAGTTTTCGGCGATCGATCGCGGCCGTTCGCCGAACCGTAGGTATTGCAATGTCATTCGCGGGGCGAGGTCCGGGGCGGTGAGGGTGTCGCGGGTATACGCCACCGCCGACCCGTCGGGTGAGATTGCGGGTTGGCCGAGATTGGCGTCGGGATCGTCGGCGATCACGCGGCGCTCCCCGGACGCCAGGTCGATAAGCATCAGCACCGACCGTTGGACGGGCCCGGGCCCGGTGAGTTGCCACGTCGTGACGAGAAAGCTGCCGTCGGCGCTGATGTCGAAATCGACGTCGCCGAAGAAGCCGGCTGTCAGCAGCCCGCCACCAGGGTGCGGCGTCAGATCGCGGAGGCCGTTCGCGTCGAGCAGGTGAGGTTCGTCGGGGCCGAGGTCGTGATTCCAGAACCGGACGGGATACCCGGTGTGCAGAACAGCGCTCACCGCACCGTCCTTGCGCAGATCGCGCAGCCGCTGATCGTCATCGGCGTCGCGCGCCGCGGGCAGCAACGCCGACGCAATGACGGTCGCGTCGGCCGCCCGGGCGGCGCGCACCGCGTTGACTCCCCCGGGCAGGCTCGCCACCTCGACAGCTTCGCCGCCCCCCGACGGCAGGCGCCAGAGCGCAGCAGGGGGCTTCGTGCCGGCGGTGTTGTGCGGTTGCGGCCTCGACGAGATGAACAGCAGGTCGCCGTCGGCGGTGAACACCGGCGACGAGTCACCGGTGGCGCCACGGGTCAGCCGCCGAGCGGGCTGTCGGCCGGCCGGGTCGAGTTCCCAGACGGCGGTGACGTACTCGGCGCGTTTGTCGTTGAGTTCGGCCACGGTGGTCACCACCCGCGACCCGTCCGCCGACACCGCGAGGCCCGATACCCGCGGCAGCGCCAGGTAGTCGTCGAGGTTGTCGAATGCCGTTGCCGTC
This genomic window contains:
- a CDS encoding saccharopine dehydrogenase family protein, coding for MTATREYDIVLYGATGFVGKLTAQYLARAGGTARIALAGRSTDRLKAIRDTLGESAQSWPVLQADASSPSTLNAMAAQTQVVVTTVGPYSRYGLPLVAACAAAGTDYADLTGEPPFIRESIDLYHKQAIDTGARIVHACGFDSIPSDLTVYALYRRALEDGAGELLGTDFVVRSFAGGFSGGTVASMLEVLDSTSKNGDVRRQFADPYTLSPDRGAEPELGAQPDLRRRRGGQIAPELTGLYTAGFVMGPSNTRIVRRSNALQDYAYGRRFQYNEHMSVGSSAIAPVASAVVNGIGNAVFTLGSRYFRLLPRKLVDRVMPKPGTGPSEAVREKGFYKAETYTTTTSGARYVATIAQSGDPGYKATAVLLGESGLALALDRTALSDLHGVLTPAAAMGDALLARFPAAEVSLETARLMPR
- a CDS encoding S9 family peptidase, yielding MTATAFDNLDDYLALPRVSGLAVSADGSRVVTTVAELNDKRAEYVTAVWELDPAGRQPARRLTRGATGDSSPVFTADGDLLFISSRPQPHNTAGTKPPAALWRLPSGGGEAVEVASLPGGVNAVRAARAADATVIASALLPAARDADDDQRLRDLRKDGAVSAVLHTGYPVRFWNHDLGPDEPHLLDANGLRDLTPHPGGGLLTAGFFGDVDFDISADGSFLVTTWQLTGPGPVQRSVLMLIDLASGERRVIADDPDANLGQPAISPDGSAVAYTRDTLTAPDLAPRMTLQYLRFGERPRSIAENWDRRPASLTWSSDGASLVVTADQNGRAPIFAVEVSTSRVSQVTDDDFCYTDVVVVPEGVLYALRSSYAAPPHPVRIDPGGAVTVLPCIELPTLPGTLTDVSTLTADGTTVRSWLVLPEDQAPAPLLLWIHGGPLGSWNSWAWRWNPWLMAAKGYAVLLPDPALSTGYGQDFIQRGWGAWGGSPFDDLMAATDAACEHPRIDATRTAAMGGSFGGYMANWIAGHTNRFAAIVTHASLWALDQFGPTTDTAYYWRREMTPQMTAAHSPHHFVADISTPMLVIHGDRDYRVPIGEGLRLWYELLASSALPAGEDGSSPHRFLYFPSEDHWVLAPQHAKIWYGVVFAFLAEHVLGESAELPELLGVPSRP